A segment of the Colletotrichum destructivum chromosome 3, complete sequence genome:
TGGTCTTTCCAGCCGTCGAAACTTAGGGCGCGTGATCTTATTCGCGTTGGTGCTTGCTTGTAAGTTGTCCTAGAGGTTCCGAAGCAGTCCGTCAAAGATCCCTTGCCATTGCCGATAGGTGGAAGGGGCTAACTCGGCTGGGTTCCTCGGCATCCAAAGGTCGCAGATGACGTTGGAGAAGTGACGGACCCTTGGGGTGGAGGGGCGGGTGCGGGGGAACACTGGAAGGAGAGAAGATGATACTGTAGAAAGTGTTgtgtggaggaggaggaggaggaggaggatgcgcCGGACTGTGTATCTTTTTCCTTCGTTTCTCCTCCCCCAAAGAAAGCCGAGTCGCATTGTCATCGCCCGCCGGGTGCTGGACCGAGTGGACCGTCGAGGTCGCTATGACCACCGACCAGTCCAGTGACCACTGAATGGCCACTGACCACCGAACACTGACCATCAGCGCCCGCCTGTTACTGTTCAGCCGCGGCTTCGGCATGTGAACAAACACTAACCATCCTTGCCGCTGCAGTTGGTGTGGGTCTCCTGTCAGTGGCCACCGTGCCACGCTCGTTGGTAGCTGCCAACAGTTGGAGAAAAGTACGTACCTtcatccaccaccactgATCGAGGAACCTGGAGGCACTAACATTTAATTTTCCCGCTCGTCAATCTCCATTCGAACCAACGTCCGATCCGTCGCATTCATCCTTCTTGCAGCCAATTTTCCCCCGCGCGCACTACCCAGAAGCCCAGCAAGAACCCGTCGAGATGGCTCCCTCGAGCCAATCCGTCACGCAGGCGCTGCTCGCGCGGGCGCATTCTCCCGAAAGCGTCAACCGCATCTTCTCGGACAAAATCCAGTACCGCCCGCTCTACCTCCGacccagctcgccgccgccgccttcgaaCGCCCGAAACGCCCGCCGCAACGCTCGCGAGgaagccaagaagaagaagaagctcaagccGAAGCCCCTAGCTGCCCGCGAACGGCACAGACGCGGCCTGTACGACGtgcctcgccgaggccaaaaATACGCCATCTTCGAGCCCCTACATCGCCTGTGGCTGGGATACATTGAGGAGATCCTCGGTTCTGAGCTATACCACGGCGGAGCTGCCGCAGCCGCGAAGCTGAGTGCCGCCGAGTTTCACGGCGCTCGCGTCGAAGTTTCGCGAAGCTCCTGCCCGAGCAGGGTCGGCATCAcgggcatcgtcatcaaggacggcaagtTCGCGTTCGAGATCATCACGCCCAAGAACGAGATCAAGGTTGTGCCGAAGGAGGGGACTTGGTTCAAGTTCGAGATACCAGTCAAAgagcccgtcgccgaccCCCAAGCGACCACGGAAGCCTCCCCACGGcgcttcgtcttcgaggtcctcggcgaccagTTCCTCACGCGCGGCGCCGACCGGGCCAACAAAAAGTTTAAGCATCACTACCTAAAGAACCTCTGAAAAGTTACAGAAGTCGATGTTATCTGCATGATTCGGTTAGACAAACGGAAGGAAGACTCGGACAGGAGAGAAGCCCGATCAGCTTTTGTCAAACGCGCATCGCCCCCGAGTGTTGAGAGATGTGCACTAGTGTTACAACTTGGATGACCAAGGAAGGGCTGCTGCAGGATGTATCACCCCGAAATAACGATACGGACTCATCCTTCGCTGCTCCTTGGGAAGGACTCCTGTGTCGAAAACGCTCTCGGTCCGAAAGTAAGCGG
Coding sequences within it:
- a CDS encoding Putative ribonuclease P protein subunit Rpp29/RNP1, whose protein sequence is MAPSSQSVTQALLARAHSPESVNRIFSDKIQYRPLYLRPSSPPPPSNARNARRNAREEAKKKKKLKPKPLAARERHRRGLYDVPRRGQKYAIFEPLHRLWLGYIEEILGSELYHGGAAAAAKLSAAEFHGARVEVSRSSCPSRVGITGIVIKDGKFAFEIITPKNEIKVVPKEGTWFKFEIPVKEPVADPQATTEASPRRFVFEVLGDQFLTRGADRANKKFKHHYLKNL